CCCGTACACCACGACCTCCCCGGCGGTCGCGCGAATGGCCGCGTCGGTGGCCGGGCGCTCGGCGCTGACGCCCCGGTAGACCTGGCAGGTCTCGGTGGCGCAGGTGTCGTAAGGCAGGGCCGGGTTCACCCGCGCGGCGACGTAAGTGCGGGCAATCACGGCCTGAGCGGCGAGGGCGGCGGCGGGCCACGAGGGGGGCATCTCGGCGGGCACCACCCCGCGCAGGTAATCCTCCACGTCCACCACGTTGATGCCCTGCACGGTCCCGCGCTCGGAGCGCAGCAGCACGCCGCCCCGGTACGCCCGCCCGCCGATCTCCACCACATTGCCCGGCGCGGGCGGCAGGTACAGGGTCGCGCTCCCCGCGTCCACCCCATTGAGGGTGAGATTTGCCCCACGTGCCCCCACCGTCCACACATTGTTCACGGGCACCGGGTTGACGGGCACGGGCGCGGCGGGCGGCGGCACGGGCGGTGGCGGGGCGAGGGGAACGGGCGCGGCGGGAGCAGGGGCGAGGGGGACCCGGAAGCCGGGCACGGGCAGAGTCGGGGTGAGGCCGAGGCCGAGGGGACGGGCGGGGACGGGTGCCGGGGGCAGGGGCGCGGGCGTCACGGGCGTCGCCGGGGCTGCCGCCACCGCAGGCACAGGCGCAGCCGTGGGCACGCGCACGGCGAGTTGTGGGCCGCTCGCCACGAGCACCCGCACATCCAGCGCCCCCGCACCCGACCCGAGCGCCAGCGCAAGCATCAAAAGCCGCATTGCCCCGCGAGTATACGCAGCCTCCTCTGTA
This genomic window from Deinococcus sp. YIM 134068 contains:
- a CDS encoding SpoIID/LytB domain-containing protein, producing the protein MRLLMLALALGSGAGALDVRVLVASGPQLAVRVPTAAPVPAVAAAPATPVTPAPLPPAPVPARPLGLGLTPTLPVPGFRVPLAPAPAAPVPLAPPPPVPPPAAPVPVNPVPVNNVWTVGARGANLTLNGVDAGSATLYLPPAPGNVVEIGGRAYRGGVLLRSERGTVQGINVVDVEDYLRGVVPAEMPPSWPAAALAAQAVIARTYVAARVNPALPYDTCATETCQVYRGVSAERPATDAAIRATAGEVVVYGGRPASTHFSSDSGGFTASSAEVWGRDLPYLTARPDPHSTGGPRARWRVEVGAVRVGEVAARYRVRVGTLTAVRVTRASESGRAQEVTFTGTGGTARLAGANAGAFIRALGGASSRATLSGPVGPGTPLVVEGFGAGHGVGLSQYGALGLARQGMNHPQILGFYYPGTSLGLLAGGGGGRPVLAGVRPLPTEKAWDEGLSALGWRFGSPLPASPTRGEGQHIIVASLWATSQTRADLTTPSPLFASTGSHAE